Proteins encoded within one genomic window of Agelaius phoeniceus isolate bAgePho1 chromosome Z, bAgePho1.hap1, whole genome shotgun sequence:
- the LOC143692253 gene encoding uncharacterized protein LOC143692253, protein MVGLGTGAPPQGPSPECFPLVLPTCQSLGPHSPLHPHWPNAWHLPCSPYPLKLAVIPSPRLLLSVPLGFIKAWIKPQLESAFFFPLQPLLDSVLHKVCLQPQAGHCLRCYPEASYREKHPLVLLAVLVASRTLTIELHCCSSWRPTSGSEDIAGPCGRNFQFHWPPDPVGADPFLVGGAPGDWGWQLLAPEESSLSGSCHPWISFGPCRDWLQLTRPLHLRNTDFQLVTVCPECPGQWRRLRHCGYSLRMAPCSVMFLLAIVLWPVIPPASPWIIPQPRANVWRTLANALGQEHICLSMASAEDPMSTCLVGIPLSPDELPSPFNSSLVPFVTQILSHHRNPRDVWRDGIKGLAPLTSEPPELDLLGSANASLCFLFWFSPAPWDSRYTRIKPIKNKYVAAQWC, encoded by the exons ATGGTTGGCTTAGggaccggggcccctccccagggcccctCCCCAGAATGTTTCCCGTTGGTGTTGCCCACGTGTCAATCCCTTGGACCCCACTCCCCACTACACCCCCATTGGCCCAATGCCTGGCACCTCCCTTGTTCTCCCTACCCCTTAAAACTTGCTGTCATCCCCTCCCCCCGTCTTCTCCTGTCGGTGCCTCTGGGATTCATTAAAGCCTGGATTAAGCCACAGTTGGAGTCCGCCTTCTTCTTTCCACTGCAGCCTTTACTAGACTCCGTCCTGCACAAGGTGTGCCTACAGCCGcaagctgggcactgccttAGGTGCTATCCCGAAGCCAGCTATCGGGAAAAGCACCCCCTCGTGCTGCTAGCAGTGCTGGTAGCTAGCCGGACACTGACAATTGAGTTGCACTGCTGCAGTTCTTGGCGCCCAACGTCGGGGTCCGAGGACATCGCCGGACCCTGCGGACGGAATTTTCAATTCCACTGGCCGCCGGACCCTGTGGGAGCAGACCCCTTTTTGGTGGGTGGCGCTCCAGGGGACTGGGGATGGCAGCTCCTTGCGCCCGAGGAGTCGTCCCTCAGCGGAAGCTGCCACCCTTGGATTTCTTTTGGCCCTTGCCGGGATTG GTTGCAGCTGACTCGACCTCTGCATCTAAGAAACACTGATTTCCAGTTGGTGACCGTGTGCCCAGAGTGCCCCGGCCAGTGGAGACGGCTCAGACATTGTGG TTATTCCCTCCGGATGGCTCCCTGTTCAGTTATGTTCCTGCTGGCCATCGTTCTGTGGCCCGTTATCCCACCTGCGAGCCCGTGGATCATCCCCCAGCCAAGGGCCAACGTTTGGAGAACTCTCGCCAACGCCCTCGGCCAAGAACACATTTGCCTCAGTATGGCATCAGCAGAGGACCCGATGTCGACCTGCCTCGTGGGGATCCCTCTCTCTCCCGACGAGTTGCCCTCCCCTTTCAACTCCTCCCTTGTCCCATTCGTGACCCAAATCCTTTCTCACCATAGGAATCCCAGAGATGTCTGGAGGGATGGAATCAAGGGGCTGGCCCCTTTGACCTCTGAACCTCCAGAGCTGGATTTGCTCGGCTCCGCTAATGCCTcgctttgttttctgttttggttttcccCAGCCCCCTGGGACAGCAGGTATACTCGTATAAAACCAATAAAGAACAAATATGTTGCTGCCCAGTGGTGTTAG